A region of the Drosophila subpulchrella strain 33 F10 #4 breed RU33 chromosome 3L, RU_Dsub_v1.1 Primary Assembly, whole genome shotgun sequence genome:
CCGTTCACCACAGAGTCTTCATCAGAAAGTTCGACACAAGATAATGAATCAACCTCTAAAGGTCCGTTGTCCACAGAATCATCAACACAACCTTCATCAGATAGTTCGACGCAAGACAATGGATCAACCCCTGAAAGTCCGTTGACCACAGAACCATCGACAGAATCTTCATCAGATAATTCGACCCAAGATAGTGAATCAACCTCTGAAGGTCCGTTGTCACCAGGATCATCTACCGAATCTTCATCAGATAAGTCGACGGAAGACAGTGGGTCGATCTCTGAAAATCCGTTGACCACAGAGTCTTCATCAGAAAGTTCGACACAAGATAGTGAATCAACCTCTGAAGGTCCGTTGTCCACAGAACCATCAGTAGAGTCTTCATCAGAAAGTACGACACATAATAATACATCAACCTCTGAAAGTCCTTTGCTTACAGGATCATCAACAGAATCTTCATCAGATAAGTCGACGCAAGATAGTGAATCAACCTCTGAAAGTCCCTTGTCCACAAAATCATCGACAGAATCTTCATCAGATAAGTCGACGCAAGAAAGTGAATCAACTTCTGAAGGTCCGTTGTTCACAGAATCATCAGCAGAGTCTTCATCAGAAAGTTCGACACATGATAGTATATCAACCTCTGAAAGTCCGTTGTCCACAGAATCATCAACAGAATCTACATCAGATAATTCGACGCAAGATAGTGAATCAACCTCTGAAAGTCCCTTGTCCACAAAATCATCGACAGAATCTTTATCAGATAAGTCGACGCAAGAAAGTAAATCAACCTCGAAAGGTCCGTTGTCCACAGAATCATCAGCAGAGTCTTCATCAGAAAATTCGACACAAGATAGTATATCAACCTCTGAAAGTCCGTTGTCCACAGAAACATCAGCAGAGTCTTCGACACATAATAGTATATCAACCTCTGAAGGTCCGTTGTCACCAGGATCATCTACCGAATCTTCATCAGATAAGTCGACGGAAGAGAGTGGGTCGATCTCTGAAAATCCGTTGACCACAGAGTCTTCATCAGAAAGTTCGACACAAGATAGTGAATCAACCTCTGAAAATCCCTTGTCCACCAAATCATCCACAGAATCTTCATCAGATAAGTCGACGCAAGAAAGTGGATCAACCTCTGAAGGTCCGTTGTCCACAGAATCATCAGCAGAGTCTTCATCAGAAAGTTCGACACATGATAGTATATCAACTTCTGAAAGTCCGTTGACCACAGAACCATCGACAGAATCTTCATCAGATAATTCGACGCAAGATAGTGAATCAACCTCTGAAGGTCCGTTGTCACCAGGATCATCTACCGAATCTTCATCAGATAAGTCGACGGAAGACAGTGGGTCGATCTCTGAAAATCCGTTGACCACAGAGTCTTCATCAGAAAGTTCGACACAAGATAGTGAATCAACCTCTGATAATCCCTTGTCCACAAAATCATCGACAGAATCTTCATCAGATAAGTCGACGCAAGAAAGTGGATCAACCTCTGAAGGTCCGTTGTCCACAGAATCATCAGCAGAGTCTTCATCAGAAAGTTCGACACATGTTAGTATATCAACCTCTGAAAGTCCGTTGTCCACAGAATCATCAGCAGAGTCTTCATCAGAAAGTTCGACGCAAAATAGTGAATCAACCTCTGAAAATCCCTTGTCCACAAAATCAGCGACAGAATCTTCATCAGATAAGTCAACGCATGAAAGTGGATCAACCTCTGAAGGTCCGTTGTCCACAGAATCATCAGAAGAGTCTTCATCAGAAAGTTCGACACAAGATAGTATATCAACCTCTGAAAGTCCGTTGTCCACAGAATCATCAACAGAATCTGCATCAGATAATTCGACGCAAGATAGTGAATCAACCTCTGAAAGTCCCTTGTCCACAAAATCATCGACAGAATCTTCATCAGATAAGTCGACGCAAGAAAGTAAATCAACCTCGAAAGGTCCGTTGTCCACAGAATCATCAGCAGAGTCTTCATCAGAAAATTCGACACAAGATAGTATATCAACCTCTGAAGGTCCGTTGTCCACAGAATCATCAACAGAATCTGCATCAGATAATTCGACGCAAGATAGTGAATCAACCTCTGAAGGTCCGTTGTCACCAGGATCATCTACCGAATCTTCATCAGATAAGTCGACGGAAGACAGTGGGTCGATCTCTGAAAATCCGTTGACCACAGAGTCTTCATCAGAAAGTTCGACGCAAGATAGTGAATCAACCTCTGAAAATCCCTTGTCCACAAAATCATCGACAGAATCTTCATCAGATAAGTCGACGCAAGAAAGTGAATCAACCTCTGAAGGTCCGTTGTCCACAGAATCATCAGCAGAGTCCTCATCAGAAAGTTCGACACATGATAGTATATCAACCTCTGAAAGTCCGTTGTCCACAGAATCTTTACCAAAAAGTTCGACGCCAGTTAGTGGATCAACTTCTGAAAGTCCTCCGTCCACAGGATCATCAACACAATCTTCATCAGATAAGTCGACGCCGCATAGTGAATCAACCTCTGAAAATCCGTTGTCCTCACAATCATCGACAGAAACTTCATCGGATAAGTCGACGCAAGATATTGGATCAACCTCTAAAAGTCCGTTGACCACAGCATCACCATCAGATAGTTCGACGCAAGGCAGAGGATCAACATCTGAAAGTCCATTGACCACAAAATCATCAACAAAGCCATCCACTGGTACCACACCGTTTACCCCGTCCCGAACTCCACAGAGTTTAACAACTTCAACTAAAGGAAATATTTGGTCTACTACATCAACACAATCTTCATCAGATAAGTCGACGCCACATAGTGAATCAACATCTGAAAATCCGTTGTCCTCACAATCATCGACAGAATCTTCATCGGATAAGTCGACGCAAGATATTGGATCAACCTCTAAAAGTCCGTTGACCACAGCATCATCATCAGATAGTTCGACGCAAGGCAGTGGATCAACATCTGAAAGTCCATTGACCACAAAATCATCAACAAAGACATCCTCTGGTACCACACCTTGCACCCCGTCCCGAACTCCACAGAGTTCAACAACTACAACTAAAGGAAATATTTGCTCTACTAGAGCAACATCGTGCACCAACGATAGGAATCCTAAAAGTTCAACGCAGGGTAAGGTAGGTAGAACATCTACTTTAGAACACTCTACGGGAAGAACGGCCAGTAACCAAGAAGAAAGAACTGATTGCAGCAACTTGCTCAATGGAGTCTTCCTAAGGGACGCTCAGTCATGCAATAAGTATTATGTATGTCTGAATGGAAAGCCGATTCCCGGACACTGCCCCAGAAATCTGAACTTTGACATTAAGAGGAAGGTCTGCAATTTTCCCAGTCTGGTAGATTGCTCCATCAATGAGGTTCTGGAATCTGTTACGAGACCATCGAGCCCAGAATCTGCTCCTGACTGcaaatcattaaaaaatggGGCTTATGTTCGGGACTCACGGTCATGCAGTAAGTTCTATATATGCGCCAATGGACGGGCTATATCTCGGCAGTGTCCTAGGGGTCTACACTTTGACGTGAAATCAAACTTTTGCAATTACCCAAGCCTGGTTCAGTGCTCAATAGACGAGGTCCAGGCTGATTTACATCAGGCATTACTTACAGATAAAGTGCCGGATTGCAGCAAAGTGGAAGAGGATACACGATTCAGCGATATCAATCAGCATAATAGGTATTATGTTTGCCTAAAGGGAAAGGCTGTGTTGCATTACTGCAGTCCTGGAAACTGGTTCGACCTCCGAAGTGGAAAATGCCTCGATGAGCGACTGGCTAAGGTGAAAGAACCAAAGAAGCCTTAAGTATCAGTGACATGATCTTTAATCTAGCTTTAGGAACTTGGTGATAGGGATTattcttataaaaatataatgggTGAATGGGAAACATAACAtgtatcatattattttagaGTGGTTACTGACTCAAAAGTTACAAGTAGACTCTAGTACGACCTAGCCAGTTGAAGAGTAAAATGGAATTACTCGAAATGTCTAGGATTTATTAAACGAATAAAAATTTACAAACTATCTATTAATTGCATTATAACTCCATCAATATTAGAAATCTGAAACCATTTTAAGGAAAACAAAAGAACCTCACAATTGTCACAGTTGGAACTCAGGcaaaaattacagaaaagTCCGAAAGGCGATTAAAAGCCAAGTCGCCTGTCCATTATAATTCCGGCCTGCTATCTTGGTGCGTTTTCCCTTGGAAAAGCCTAGACAGCCGCTAATTTCTTTGTGCGCGGAAGTGACGCCCGGCCACAAAGTTAtcccatttaaatttaattaagagATAAACGCATGTTCCCGGTGTTTCTGACATAGGCTCTTAGGGAGCGTGCTAGCTCCAGTTACCTTAAAGCCCCGACTCCGTCTGCGCTCCGTCTCCGGCTATAATTAAATTGTCCAGGAATCAGGGGGAGGGACCTTCTGTGGGTGGCCGTGGCAGACTGACAGGCACTTTGCGTCACTGTCGTGCGGCGACAAATTACAGGACACGGCTCCTTTTGCGCGCCAACTCATCGATAGTAGAACTGGGGGTGGTGCTGCCTCGAAATCGATTTGATTCCAAGGCAAGTCCAGACAGCAGACGCACAAGTCTCATGTTACACTTGCCATCTGATAAGAGCTCACGACACCACCCACCCATTTTTCAGCGGCTTTTTAGCAAGCGTTTGAGTAGTGCAAATGCACATTTGGTGAAGAAATCCGTGTGTAAGATGGTATATACATACAGTCAGCACAACATTTATTCGGACACCCCTGATTTTCAACTTGATTCATTAATAACTCAACAAAAACGTAACGTAAACAAACATTTTATATTTCATTGTGGAGACCAACTTTCTTACAGTctattttaacaaaaaaagaagaaatttttaacATTAACATAAGGTATTTcttcaaaaaaacaaaaaaagtcaATATTTTACGCACAAAAATTATTCGAACACTTCATtgatataccaaaaaaaaacatattagTTTTTGTTGGGGTGGTCTTAGTACTTGGTAGGTCCTCCCTTAGCATCTATAACAGCTTGTAAGCGTCGACCCAtgcttttgaccaagttttcGGTCCCATTCGCGCCAATTTGGTCCCATTCAGTCATCAATGCCGTTTTTAAGGACTCCTTCGACGAAATGACACGCTTCCTTATTCTTTTCTCCAGAATATCCCACACATGTTCTATCGGACTTAAATCCGGTGACTGGGGTGGTGTTTTTAGCTGTTTACAGTGATATACCAGCCACTCTTGCACCAAATATGACGAATGTTTCGGGTCATTGTCTTGCTGGAACAAGAATGACTTCGGATTGAGACCAAGTTTTAATGCACTGGTGATCAAATTTTGGCTTAAAATGTCCTTGTAcatatttttgttcattttttcATCAATGAAGACCATTTGATCGACTCCACCTGCAGCTACACACCCCCAAACCATTACATTGCCGCCACCACGCTTAATAGTTGAAATCAAGTTCTTCTCTTTCAAGGCTTCATTTGGTTTCCTCCATACTTTCGAAGGGCCGTCGTGTCcgaaaatgttaaatttcGATTCGTCACTAAAAATAACGTTCTCCCAAAACGAATCCGGCTGGTTAACATGCAGTTTTGCGAACTCcaaacgtttttttttgttgatggCAGAAATATATGGTTTTCGACGAGCAACTCTACCATGTAATCCGGCCTTGTGCAGGCAGTTTCGGATGGTTTGAccgcaaacttttttttgcgtAGCTTTCTCTACATTCTTCCGAATTATTGTAGATGTTGTTCTTGGATTTTGCAAGACTGTAGACACAATTTTTCGTTCCTCGCGTGGTGTTAGAATCTTTGGCCTTCCAGAATTCCCGTGATTTGCAGCTAATTCTCCAGTATTTAGGTATTTTTTGATCACACTATGTATTGTGGAAGGTGATTTGCCAATAATTCTACCGATTTCACGATAACTTTTATTCTCcaaatgtaattttaatataGATTTTCGCAAATCAAGCGATAAATCTGGACCTCTGCCCATTTTGTCTAATCTTATCAAGAGACGCGCCGAAAGTAACCGAAAAACAGAAGAAAAAGCACACCGAAGCCTGATCTGAACTAATTCCAAGAAAAGTACCAAAAGGAGTCGGCGATTACCGTTGCATTCAGAAATATAAGTCGAAAAAAAAGACATGTCCGAATAATTTTTGTGCAGCATTTTGAGCAGTTTTTTCGCTTTCCTTTCCATATTTTCGTGtgtaatacaaaaaaaaaatattatttaatataaatgtattaAGAAAATAACTGTTTCCATGATACGTAGAAAAAAAGTTGATAAAATTACgaaagtttaaataaataaaccatTAAACTTGCTCATAGAGAGTGTCCGAATAAATGTTGTGCTGACTGTACATACATGGTTGGGTGTGATGATCTAAGACGTCCCTGCTTGGGCGCCAAATTTGGGGACAGTTGGTTAGGCTCCACAAAATGCTCGCTGTTAAAGTTCatcatatttattataatttaaaagtgACAGTTAATCGATTTAAAGCCattggaaaataaaaatggtcTCTACTAGGGCGCCAAACTATCCACTTTAGAATCTTTGTTCGACCGTAAAACATTAACTATACCATTTCTTTTCTATTATCGTTTTCGGTTTTCTGGTCCTCTAAAAGCGGTGCCTATCCGcaatatattttctttgtttctGTTCTACGACACTGCAAGTATTTAATTactaattgatttttatatggaAATACTTTAACAATTAAGATCAATGTAAAACAATTAAGATGGACAAATGAACCTTGGGCTTGTAATTTTGAGAAAGATCTAGCGATTATTTTTACATATGTACAAGCTTTATACTATGATTATAAAGACAAATTTTCAATAGTATATTTTACGCAATTGCTGCATTAGTTATAGACACAGATTTTTATCATGGAATAAATCCAAAACTCAATATAGTAATTCAATTCagaaaaaaattgtactctaATAGGGCGCCAAATTTGAGTACAGTGAACTGTGCCTAACAGAAACAAAACAAGGGAGAAAGTCCAAGAGAGAAAAGTGGGGGGAGTTTTGCAATGTGTGCTGAGAGAGCGAGAGAACTTGCCGCAGGGGTGGTTCATTTTGGGTGGCAGGTTTTTTTCTACCACCAAAGGCGCCGGCTTCAGTTCGCCTTCAACTTTGCTCCGCTCCGGTTGCCACAATGGTTCGTTTGAAAGAGATGTGCATCGCCAGTGCgttgaaaatataaacaaatacaaaGAATAGATTAAATCTTGTGCTAGAAAGTGAATTGCTAGTGATTAATACACCTGCAACAAACAGTTTCCTACGCTGAGCTAAAAAAGAAAGCTGTCCACCCTTTTTTGGAGTCTCAGTGGAGCTGTCTAGCCGTCTCGCTCGCACACGGCTTGGCAATCGATAAGCCTAACAGCGGTGCTGTCCACTTGCTGGACGCTGTTAGCTTTGACTGTTAACTTTTAACAGCGAGTGTTAAAGGAGGTAAAAGTTTGTGGCGAGACGCCAAAATAATCGCCATTTAAATCGAACGAGTCACAGTCGCAGTTGAAACGTTGAGTGAGGAGCTTTTCGTCGCGCTGTCCCAACCCGCAATTGTGTGAAATATACTATCGAGAATTGAACTGAATATTCCATATACAAAAAGCTTGTGCTTAAAAATAACCGCTGGAACTTTGGCACAATAACAAGTGCAAGGTTCATTTGTGCATATTAAGTGATCAATCTTTATTGTGTGAGTAGAGCTATATGATATGCAAAACATCATGCGATTTTTAATTAATCGGCTGCTGTGCAGAACTTTATGGAATTATCCATAAACAACATAAGCCAAGTGCATAATAAATTCAGTTACAGTGTCGTAAAAAAGCCAAGAAGAACGAGTATTGCGGATGGGCACCGCTTTTAGGGGACCAGAAAAGCGGGAACGGTAACGGTAGCGGTAGCGGGAATAGAAATAGGATAAGGAACAGGATCGGGGGTTGCTGCTCCCGTATTCCCTGTCCTGCGTTGAGGTCATTTGCACTCATTTGTCGCGAGGCCCGAAAAGGGGGTGGATTTCGGCTCGCCGGTTAATCTCATTCATCAGAGAGCCGCAAAACGGAGCCGTCAAGTTGAGTTTTACACATTTTACGCCCCCGACTGCGAGTACTACGAGCGAGTAGTATTCTGGTTCTCTCTCTTTGCGAGAGAGCGTTCCCCCTCTGCTGAGAGCGCACCAAGGACTTCTGTTAAGGCTGCCGTCTCGCTCGCACGTCCGGCGGAGTGGTGCGGTGTGGTCGACGGCGAAGGTCCTTCACGCATATCCCTGGCATATATACACATGTGTGCGTGTGCAGGAGTACATACTATAGCAGCAGGCGAATGTGTGAAAGTAGTGCCATCGGAcacaccaacacacacacactatcGCACATGCCAGGGTCAGGTCAGGAAGTGTGGTAATGGAGGATTATTCTGTTGCTTCCCCCCCTTTCCCACTCTCTCCTCCGTTTTGgattttctaatttatattttttgttcgacCAGGTCTTAGCCAAGGCTCCCCGACAGGTGATTTATTTGTGTCCGCACTCCATAAAGCCCAGTAGTTCTCGCTGCGAACCGTAATCCCCGCCAGCACTCGAGGGACCCATATAAAAACAGTCAGGATTCCCTAACTAGCACGTCAGTGGGAAACAACAAATCTCTGATTGGAAGAAAAACGTAATTTCCAACATTTCTGATTGAAAGCTTCCCCAAGTCcaaacataataataatataggCTTGCGAAAATCAATAGGTCATATTTTAACTATAATAGAAAACATTACTTTTAGAACTTCGACCTTCAGTCAAAATTCGGAAGGGTTCTCCAGCATATAGCCAAAACAATATCTgtcaaagtttttttattttacccaaGATAGCAAGACCCCCTTAATTGAACTTCCATTATTCAAAGTTCCGATAAGTTAAGTTCGGTTTAATGGTTATAAGGAAACGGTACTACCATATAGGGCTAAACAGCtttataacaaaatattttatagagATGGCCCATTTTGAATATGAAACTTTCAGTCAACCTTTTTTTAAACGGGCTAAACCCAAATTCGATCCAAACTCATTCTAGACTCGTTAATTGGTACCGTAAGACGAGATAATGCTGCAGAGCTGCTGCGGTGAACCCGCCACACTCCGAGTTGCTGGACCAGCAAGCGTATTAATCATTAGCCTGACCTCGACCCTTTCGAACCAACCCCCAAGAACCCCCTTTCCCCACCGAGCGGGAAAACAAGTTGATGGGGCTGTCAGCTTATGTGCTGCGCTGGGCACAAATGAGAAAACTGCCAACGgctaaacataaaaataaataaataaatttgattGCGATTGCGGTTTCTTGTCTGGACgtggacatggacatggacatggTCCTGGTCCTGGATTTCGCCCCGGGCACGCCCCCGCCATTAATCTGTCAGTGGGATTTGGCCGAAAGGCAAATCGAGGGCTTTGATTTCTTCGTACTTCGGCGTCCGATTGCTCTTGTCATCATTGCGGCTGCTTTTTGCGTCTTGGGATTGTCTCAGCTGTCACTCGTTAGGGTTTCTTGTCAACACCCGTTCTCTAAGCCATGTCCTTGGACCCATAGTCCTCCACTTTCACGGTTTTTCATCGCAATCGCCATGGCAGCACAATCTCATGATTTGGCACTTTTGGAGCTTAAGGAAATGGGCATCATGAGTGGCAGAGCGAGGCGGTTATGTCAACACTCCATTGAAGCCATTTGTAAAGTAAAGTGTTGAAAAATCACTAAAAAAGCACAAGCCCTTGAGAAAATATAGTTTAATAATACTGAGTCAGCAAATAAACTCCAATGATaatcatatattttacaaagtTCAGTTTATAAAGGGAGCAATTGTAAAACTGTCCTTTAGAGACATCATGGAAAACCCATAAAAGGACTAAATGCTGCAGAAAATGACTTCAAAAATACACGCAAACATGTTTCGCACAAAAGAGCTAAACGAAAGCGACGGCCAAAACAATGCGGCCCTCTCCTTGGCCCTTCGAAAATGAAAGAACCCCTTCTTGCCACTGAAATTACTCATTCGCCGTGGAGCACGACTGCACTCACACATAGTGACGTGTTTCTGTTCCTGCCCccgtttgttgttgttggcagCTCGGTTCCGTTTTCAGCAGACAAATAGACATGCCCCGTGCAGACGTGAGTCAGACGCGGACGGAGACTGGCGGACACGGACGCGGACGCGGATGCCGAGCCGGACGGACACGGACTTGGACGGACAGGGACGGGCACTGGCGGACAGggcggacggacggacagacggggaAAAGCGGTTGGCAAACATGCATGCACCAAGAAAAAAAAGCATAACCTATCATATCATTTTCATCAGGAATGTCATTTTACAAAAACTTTTCAGGATAGGGGTACTATTTTTAATTCGTAATATTTAAAGATTATAAGTTCTAACAGTCCCTGGCTAAAAAAGATTATAATGGCATTTAAATAGGGTGGTacatatttttagaaaaattaaaaaaaaaacattttttggaatCGCTTGTTTCGTATTAGTTTTGTAGGCTTAACTTTAAAGGATTTTCGACAAAAAAGTTagtcagaaaataaaagggtatatgAGTGCAGTTTCACAGAAGTGTAATTGAAAAGAATTTTGATTTTGGACAATAAAGTTAGTCAGTCTAATAAAGGGGTATGATAATATTAGTGGAGTTTAATAGAAATGTACTtcgaaaaaatttaaaaattgaaagaaGAACTATCAACCATCataaaagtatttataaattttcacCGTGTAGACGGGGTGGAGAAAAAATGCGAAATCCGTTCGCATTCGCTAGCTGGTGTTGGCCAAGTGTTGCCAACATAAAACACTCCGCCGCCATAACGtaatttcttttgtttataaCGTCCTGCAGTTAATACATTTGCATTGTGTGTGTGGCCGAGGTGTCGGTGAATGCTCCCCCACGATTTCAGCCCCAGGACGACAAACACACGACAAAGGGTGTCCCTTCGGAACTCCAACTCCCCCTTTCGGCCATTGTTGCTGCTACTGCTTTCACCACCCCTTCTGCCAACGCTTTTCTTTCCACCGCTTTCCCCGTATTTACTGAAAGCCAAAGTGAGCGTTTTTTGTGTGCTTTTAACGCGCTGTCCAAAATGGTTCAGGTGTAGGGAGCGAACACGATTTTATGTCATGCATtgtacataaatatttaaaatgtactCGTATGATAAGGTCGGACGGTTTCTGGAAGTCACTAAAATGGGCTGTAAGTGCCAGTGAACAGCAGCATATCAAAACTCATCCTAATCTGATTTAAAAATGCACCTTCAAAAATTAAGAAGGAGAGGTTTTAACAGTATTACCAGTTTATAGTTAAATACAACTCCACTGGCATTAACTTAGGGAATAATAAAGTATTCTTCGCTAAACATTCACTAAGCACTGTACTTCGCCTTAAAAATTTGGAACCGCCCATATAAATTTAAGGACTAGTGGACAACAAATTGATGTAAGTCCTGCAATATTTACTTAACTTAAACTAAAATCAAGGACGCTTTTTTCTAAGTGTATATAGTAGATTTTTTCagttgttaatgttattcccaaCTTAAGTCTgaatacatgatcaatatagGATAATTAGTTTGGACAATAGAAGCTTTcagaataaatataaatatattgtaatcaTGATCATACAACTTACAATCAAGTGGTTTGCAAATGGGTTTGGacttacaaatattttcttaagtaATTTCTCATTGTAACTTCCTCCTAGATTCCCattaaatatgttttgccTGGCTGCCCCAGAATAATGGACATGACAGAGAATGCAAACTTCGGCCCCCGGAACCCTCCATTCTTATTATCTCTCTATGCAAAGCCCTTTGTTTTTCCATAGTACTAGTAAAACACCATAGAATATCGTAAATATTAGGGCGCACTAGGGCatcaaaatcaaacaaaagaaaatatagCCGGAACACATAAAAATCCCCAGTAATGTGGGCTCCAAAGTGATTTGACGATGAAACCCCACAGGGCCATTAATTGTATGTCGCCTAATTTTTCTTCACAGCCACGTAGTGTTTCCATATTGTCCATAGTTTCAGCCGTCGTTACTGCTCTTGTTCCCCGTGACTGTGGCTGTTACTGCAACTGCTACTGTGACTGCTGGCCATGTTTCCAGGGAGCGAGCAAAGcggcttttgtttttattttcagttttTCTTTGTGTTGAACTGGTAGTGCTGGTAATTTATGCGGCTTCCCAGTTCCGCCACTCCCAATTTCCCAACTCCCCCGTTTTCCGCACATTTTCACTATGGAACTTGGCCATACGGCAGCCGAATTCCAttcagccaactcaaaatTATTCGCTTTGATTCGTATTTTTCGAATTTTGTAAATTAGAGGGCAATCAAAGCGTAAACTTTTATTTCTCGTCGCTGAAAAAGCACACACGAAATTGGTCGGCGTCGCTAACAGGCAGAATGTATCCTCTAATGTCCCTTCGATAGCGATTTTCTCAACTGCCCAGAAAATTGGTTGCCATGGTGGCCGGGACAATAACAAAAAGTACGAAAAAGGAAAATAGCAGCCATGGAAATACAAGTTCGCCTGACACATCCAGGGTCCCCATATCCCATCCATATCCCGAATACACCTCCTTTCATGTGCGGACTCTTGTGTGCAAGTGTGAATATTA
Encoded here:
- the LOC119555204 gene encoding serine-rich adhesin for platelets, which codes for MKRLIMILEVIVLSDLYIKGGNLLAPLHFLQCVSKMQVVKVLWAFLWILPQALATDSCAGQSFGSRAVDLEDPQSYYLCLGFLGHIKNTCNDGYLFDDQTQGCVINNQPTPKTLQAPKKNSDKSEISITQNVNVDRPVIFNIFGNFNLFASLWGSSENTTSSPPKSSPISHLQLLYGAEEIDQLSSINATTPGPLDNSLGKSTENSILSSEAQIEIDSSSLNSSIGSEPDISTQKTSSSSKKLFFTKLSSYPAKSKNTNNALFTEVSLVGSLGLENLLSTKSSTSSEIPSNSINPKSSTSVKDGSLPTESAAESSTQSSISSSENTSSTEGFLEDLIIRSKSPFSTESSTEIDLSLRRVSTESAPESSTQENSASSENPLSTESSAEVIKDFSSSESSLRTSKNPLSSSESSTPDSGSLSENPLTTDSSSESSTQDSESSSESLLSLESSTEPSSDSSTPNSESTSESSSIDSEPTSESPLTTELSTESSSDNSTEDSESTSESPLSTESSVESSSESSTPDSKSTSEGPVSTESSAESSSDSSAQDSESTSESPLSTGSTSIDSEATSESPLTTEPSTESSSDNLTQDSDSTSESSLTTESSTESSSDISTQDSETTSESPLSTESSAESSSESSTPDSESTSESPLSTGSSSIDSEPTSESPLTTESSTESSSDNSTQGSETTSEGPLITESSTESLTDNSTQDSETTSSIESSTDNSTQGSESTSEGPLTTESSTESSSDNSTQDSKTTSESALSTESSSESSTQDSISTSEGPLSTESSTEPSSDSSTLDSESTSESPLSTGSSSTDSEPTSESPLTTEPSTESSSDNSTQDSESTSEGPLSPGSSTESSSDKSTEGSGSISENPFTTESSSESSTQDNESTSKGPLSTESSTQPSSDSSTQDNGSTPESPLTTEPSTESSSDNSTQDSESTSEGPLSPGSSTESSSDKSTEDSGSISENPLTTESSSESSTQDSESTSEGPLSTEPSVESSSESTTHNNTSTSESPLLTGSSTESSSDKSTQDSESTSESPLSTKSSTESSSDKSTQESESTSEGPLFTESSAESSSESSTHDSISTSESPLSTESSTESTSDNSTQDSESTSESPLSTKSSTESLSDKSTQESKSTSKGPLSTESSAESSSENSTQDSISTSESPLSTETSAESSTHNSISTSEGPLSPGSSTESSSDKSTEESGSISENPLTTESSSESSTQDSESTSENPLSTKSSTESSSDKSTQESGSTSEGPLSTESSAESSSESSTHDSISTSESPLTTEPSTESSSDNSTQDSESTSEGPLSPGSSTESSSDKSTEDSGSISENPLTTESSSESSTQDSESTSDNPLSTKSSTESSSDKSTQESGSTSEGPLSTESSAESSSESSTHVSISTSESPLSTESSAESSSESSTQNSESTSENPLSTKSATESSSDKSTHESGSTSEGPLSTESSEESSSESSTQDSISTSESPLSTESSTESASDNSTQDSESTSESPLSTKSSTESSSDKSTQESKSTSKGPLSTESSAESSSENSTQDSISTSEGPLSTESSTESASDNSTQDSESTSEGPLSPGSSTESSSDKSTEDSGSISENPLTTESSSESSTQDSESTSENPLSTKSSTESSSDKSTQESESTSEGPLSTESSAESSSESSTHDSISTSESPLSTESLPKSSTPVSGSTSESPPSTGSSTQSSSDKSTPHSESTSENPLSSQSSTETSSDKSTQDIGSTSKSPLTTASPSDSSTQGRGSTSESPLTTKSSTKPSTGTTPFTPSRTPQSLTTSTKGNIWSTTSTQSSSDKSTPHSESTSENPLSSQSSTESSSDKSTQDIGSTSKSPLTTASSSDSSTQGSGSTSESPLTTKSSTKTSSGTTPCTPSRTPQSSTTTTKGNICSTRATSCTNDRNPKSSTQGKVGRTSTLEHSTGRTASNQEERTDCSNLLNGVFLRDAQSCNKYYVCLNGKPIPGHCPRNLNFDIKRKVCNFPSLVDCSINEVLESVTRPSSPESAPDCKSLKNGAYVRDSRSCSKFYICANGRAISRQCPRGLHFDVKSNFCNYPSLVQCSIDEVQADLHQALLTDKVPDCSKVEEDTRFSDINQHNRYYVCLKGKAVLHYCSPGNWFDLRSGKCLDERLAKVKEPKKP